The genomic segment GTTCTTCTAAAACAAGGGAAGAATTTGAACCGTCGATTCAGGCCTTTTTACAAATTGCTCAAGCGTACGCGCAGCAGGTCGGTATGGAAGACTTTAGAAAACCGGCAGCCGTACAATGGCAAGATTGTATGGGCTGCCCCTTTCACACTATTTGCAGAACAACGTTTGCTGTTGAGGAATAAAAAAGCTTCCGGAAATATCTGAGAAACCTCAATGTATATTATTCGTGCGGAGGGTTTAATACCTCGACGCTTGCGTCGTAACAAAGGGTATTAAAGCCGAGTGCAACCACCTTATGAGAACAACACCCCCCGACGCTTGTGTTGGGGGGTGTTGATTCCGGAAGCTTGTAATAGACATCTCTATTCCGAAAGATGCGAAATAAATCTTACCAACAAAAGTTATTTTGCAAATACCGGCTGAACGGCTTTTACCCATTCGTCGATTTTTTCGTTCACTTTAGCATCGCCCTTGTCCAAGCACAGACCGAGCATTCTGCCGCCTCTTTCCATACGGGAGAATTGGAATTCATATCCGCAGGGACATACATCACCGACAAAGCGGGCGCCGCTGAAGCGAAGCTTATCATAGAAGTCCGCAGCTCCGGAGCAAAAGCTGTCGGGATGGCGTTCTTGGCTTCCAACGCCGACAATCGCGACATTCTTCCCGGAAAAATCAACTGTGTGCAGCAGTTTTACTTTACCGCCCCAATCTTCCATTAAGGCGCCGAAAAAATAGCTGGAGGACATCAGTATGACATTCTGATAGTCCGCTATCGCATCAACTTTCGTATCTTTCATATTATGCAAATCGGCTCCCAGCTTTTCCGCAATCTGCTTTGCAAAAGTTTCGGTTACGCCGCCTTTACTTGCATAAAAAATTCCTGTTTTGCTCATATAACGCTCCTATTGATGATGGATTTATCATTACTGACACATCAACTGTAACTATAATATAATCATTCTTATAGAAAAAGCAAGAATAATTCTTATTTTATAAAGCATAAAGTTGCCGGACGATAAAGAGGGCTAAACGACGAGGCAGTAAACGGTACAGACTTATCAA from the Treponema medium genome contains:
- a CDS encoding flavodoxin domain-containing protein, with product MSKTGIFYASKGGVTETFAKQIAEKLGADLHNMKDTKVDAIADYQNVILMSSSYFFGALMEDWGGKVKLLHTVDFSGKNVAIVGVGSQERHPDSFCSGAADFYDKLRFSGARFVGDVCPCGYEFQFSRMERGGRMLGLCLDKGDAKVNEKIDEWVKAVQPVFAK